A single genomic interval of Penicillium psychrofluorescens genome assembly, chromosome: 2 harbors:
- a CDS encoding uncharacterized protein (ID:PFLUO_003694-T1.cds;~source:funannotate) produces the protein MSRRGVGIGAFANRTQATQSYATHGANLRSTHTASLQTQLSVFQSLLHTFALEHSSTIKSNPTFRAEFARMCNTIGVDPLAASNIKGKNARRLGEGGSFWTQIMGGDMNDFYFEVAVRVVELCRETRSENGGLIGVEECRKRVGKGKAIGSGLQVSDDDILRAVRSLEPLGSGFSIILVGSKQYIRSIPKELNTDQATVLEVIQLLGFVSVSMLRLNLSWEKARAQTVIDDLLADGLVWLDAQGPEKEYWSPQNLLDDSR, from the exons ATGTCCCGTAGAGGTGTTGGCATCGGGGCCTTTGCCAACCGCACCCAAGCAACCCAGTCCTACGCCACCCATGGCGCCAATCTACGCTCGACGCATACCGCGTCCCTCCAAACCCAACTCTCAGTCTTCCAGTCACTCCTGCACACCTTCGCCCTCGAACATAGCTCAACCATCAAGTCGAACCCGACATTCCGCGCCGAGTTTGCGCGCATGTGCAACACCATCGGCGTGGACCCCTTAGCCGCCAGCAACatcaagggcaagaatgCCCGTCGATTGGGTGAGGGGGGCAGTTTCTGGACGCAGATCATGGGCGGCGACATGAACGACTTTTACTTTGAAGTTGCGGTGCGGGTCGTGGAGTTGTGTCGGGAGACACGCAGTGAGAATGGCGGGTTGATTGGTGTTGAGGAGTGTCGGAAGCGGgtggggaaggggaaggcgATTGGGAGTGGGTTGCAGGTCTCCGA CGACGACATCCTGCGTGCAGTCCGCTCCCTCGAACCGCTTGGCTCGGGcttctccatcatcttgGTCGGCAGCAAGCAGTACATCCGATCGATCCCCAAGGAGCTGAATACAGATCAGGCTACTGTTCTGGAAGTGATTCAACTGCTGGGATTTGTGAGCGTTTCGATGCTGCGCTTGAATTTGAGCTGGGAGAAGGCTCGGGCACAGACCGTCAtcgacgatcttcttgccgaCGGTCTCGTTTGGCTGGATGCCCAAGGACCGGAGAAGGAGTATTGGTCGCCTCAGAATCTGCTGGATGATAGTAGATGA
- a CDS encoding uncharacterized protein (ID:PFLUO_003695-T1.cds;~source:funannotate), translated as MDATARQSDLRRRMIGHGSWMILSTLLGGLGLWWYLVGGFEVFPGVFIPFNVPGSEEGWRRCHTGPAANGFMVIVTALGLPYLDLPDSTAEWLGWIVQMDGWSNVGFYFFANISPNRGLAFGKSRLGPANIFSFLALAPAYFFGVLAVGAFGFLGYHALQDRKSGQKDARRKI; from the coding sequence ATGGACGCCACCGCCCGACAATCCGATCTCCGACGCCGAATGATTGGCCACGGCTCATGGATGATCTTGTCAACCCTCCTAGGCGGCCTCGGGCTGTGGTGGTACCTGGTGGGGGGTTTCGAAGTCTTCCCTGGTGTCTTCATTCCGTTCAACGTACCCGGCAGCGAGGAAGGCTGGCGAAGGTGCCACACTGGTCCAGCTGCCAATGGATTCATGGTTATCGTTACCGCGCTGGGTTTGCCGTATCTCGACCTTCCGGATAGTACTGCGGAGTGGCTAGGTTGGATCGTCCAGATGGACGGCTGGTCCAACGTTGGCTTCTATTTCTTCGCAAATATCTCCCCCAACCGTGGCCTCGCGTTCGGCAAGAGCCGCCTAGGCCCAGCCAACATCTTCAGCTTCCTTGCATTGGCACCGGCATACTTTTTTGGCGTGCTAGCCGTGGGAGCGTTCGGCTTTCTGGGTTACCATGCTCTCCAAGACCGAAAGTCTGGACAAAAGGATGCGAGGCGCAAGATCTAA